A stretch of Cheilinus undulatus linkage group 20, ASM1832078v1, whole genome shotgun sequence DNA encodes these proteins:
- the lyrm1 gene encoding LYR motif containing protein 1: MTASTRRTVLNLYMRVFRIARTWQAQSGVAGDTETERKYILQEARTLFRQNQQLTDQESIKKCIEECEARIEIGLHYRNPYPRATYLPPLGLATQKGRKLRAQQRLRKQAKPIYLQSHDET, encoded by the exons ATGACAGCCTCCACTCGCAGGACCGTCCTGAACCTGTACATGCGAGTGTTCCGCATCGCTCGAACATGGCAGGCACAGAGTGGAGTTGCTGgtgacacagagacagagagaaaatacatCCTTCAAGAGGCACGCACACTGTTCAGACAGAACCAACAG ctcacaGATCAAGAATCAATAAAGAAGTGTATAGAAGAATGTGAAGCAAGGATAGAAATAG GTCTACATTACAGGAACCCATATCCAAGAGCT ACATATCTTCCACCACTGGGACTGGCGACTCAGAAAGGCAGGAAGCTGCGAGCACAGCAGCGCCTGAGGAAGCAAGCCAAGCCAATTTACTTACAGTCACATGACGAGACCTGA